One segment of Marvinbryantia formatexigens DSM 14469 DNA contains the following:
- a CDS encoding AtpZ/AtpI family protein, with product MNFKKDVYRNIAMITQIGISMLAPVILCVFIGTQLDEHFGWNTVLPLLILGILAGCRNTWMLMQEMIPKDKKSGKRDRGDGAD from the coding sequence ATGAATTTTAAGAAAGATGTATACCGGAACATCGCAATGATCACCCAGATAGGCATCAGCATGCTTGCCCCTGTTATTTTATGCGTCTTTATAGGGACACAGCTTGATGAGCATTTCGGCTGGAACACGGTGCTGCCGCTTCTGATTCTGGGGATTCTGGCAGGCTGCCGCAATACCTGGATGCTGATGCAGGAAATGATACCGAAGGATAAAAAATCCGGAAAGAGGGATAGAGGCGATGGAGCGGATTAA
- a CDS encoding ATP synthase subunit I: MERIKRFCKNLHPTLKELLCGIFLWGLLLALVLVWFSDSKPAFLLSLFAGVLAAAGMAFHMCHFIEDSLELTQEDASRHMKKGTVLRIAAAMVLAVLVWLLDGDIVAVFLGLLTLKLGAYTQPLIHRLTGRAKKA; encoded by the coding sequence ATGGAGCGGATTAAGCGTTTTTGTAAAAACTTACATCCGACGCTGAAGGAGCTGCTCTGCGGGATATTTCTGTGGGGACTGCTGCTTGCTCTGGTGCTTGTCTGGTTTTCGGATTCGAAGCCGGCGTTTCTGCTCAGTCTCTTTGCGGGTGTCCTTGCAGCCGCAGGCATGGCGTTCCACATGTGTCATTTTATCGAGGATTCCCTGGAGCTTACGCAGGAGGATGCCTCCAGACACATGAAAAAAGGCACTGTTCTGCGCATAGCGGCGGCAATGGTGCTGGCGGTGCTGGTATGGCTGCTCGACGGGGATATCGTCGCGGTATTTCTCGGACTGCTTACGCTGAAGCTGGGGGCTTACACACAGCCACTGATACACAGGCTCACCGGCAGGGCGAAAAAAGCATAA
- the atpB gene encoding F0F1 ATP synthase subunit A produces MVHGLIKYELFGQELWITTTHVSVLIVMAALLIFAIAANRRMKRAEEIPGGFQNVVELIVEMLDKMVEGSMGKYAGKFVNYISALFLFIFVSNISGLFGLRPPTADYGVTLPLGLITFGIIQYNNIKYNKAGAFTGLFQPLPLLFPINLIGEIAVPFSLSLRLFGNILSGTVMMSLIYQLLTKFAVGWPGILHIYFDVFSGAIQTYVFCMLTMVFTRDKMPGED; encoded by the coding sequence ATGGTACATGGTCTCATCAAATACGAGCTGTTCGGTCAGGAACTCTGGATTACCACGACCCATGTCAGCGTCCTCATTGTGATGGCGGCGCTTCTGATTTTTGCCATTGCGGCAAACCGCAGAATGAAGCGTGCCGAGGAGATTCCGGGAGGCTTTCAGAATGTGGTGGAGCTGATCGTGGAAATGCTGGACAAGATGGTTGAGGGCAGTATGGGCAAATATGCCGGGAAATTTGTCAATTACATCAGTGCCCTGTTTTTGTTTATCTTTGTCAGCAACATATCCGGTCTTTTCGGACTGCGACCGCCCACTGCGGATTACGGCGTTACATTGCCGCTCGGTCTGATTACGTTTGGGATTATCCAGTACAACAATATCAAGTACAATAAGGCCGGGGCTTTTACAGGGCTGTTTCAGCCGCTGCCGCTTTTGTTCCCAATCAATCTGATTGGTGAAATCGCAGTACCGTTTTCACTGTCCCTGCGTCTTTTCGGCAACATCCTGTCGGGTACGGTTATGATGTCCCTGATCTATCAGTTGCTCACAAAATTCGCAGTTGGCTGGCCGGGCATTCTGCATATTTATTTTGATGTGTTCTCCGGAGCAATCCAGACATACGTATTCTGTATGCTGACGATGGTATTTACCAGAGACAAGATGCCGGGAGAAGATTAA
- the atpE gene encoding ATP synthase F0 subunit C: MITNEGLILACSAIGAGLAMIAGVGPGIGQGIAAGYGANAVGRNPGAKSDITSTMLLGQAVAETTGLYGLAIAFILLFANPLLGKL, encoded by the coding sequence ATGATTACAAACGAAGGTTTAATTTTAGCGTGTTCTGCAATCGGGGCAGGTCTGGCAATGATAGCCGGTGTTGGTCCTGGTATCGGACAGGGTATCGCAGCAGGTTACGGTGCAAACGCCGTTGGAAGAAATCCGGGCGCAAAATCCGACATTACCTCCACGATGCTTCTTGGACAGGCTGTTGCCGAGACGACCGGTCTGTACGGTCTTGCAATCGCGTTCATTCTGCTGTTCGCAAACCCGCTGCTGGGCAAACTGTGA
- the atpF gene encoding F0F1 ATP synthase subunit B: MERLFNLDPQLLADTVLLMLAMLVMYTLLSYLLFNPARDFLKKRQERIKNDIDTAQADKEQAKLLKEDYDARIKNINKEADEILSQARQKALQNAEDIKAQANEEAARIIARAQAQIELDKKKAADDMKKEMISIASLMAGKVVAASINTEVQESLMEETLKEIGDDTWQS, from the coding sequence GTGGAAAGGTTATTTAATCTGGATCCGCAGCTTCTGGCGGATACCGTGCTTCTGATGCTTGCCATGCTGGTAATGTACACGCTTCTGTCCTATCTGCTTTTCAATCCGGCAAGGGATTTCCTGAAAAAGCGGCAGGAGAGAATCAAAAATGACATTGATACAGCGCAGGCGGACAAGGAGCAGGCAAAGCTGCTGAAGGAAGACTACGATGCCAGAATTAAAAATATCAACAAAGAAGCAGACGAGATTTTAAGTCAGGCGAGACAGAAGGCCCTGCAGAACGCGGAGGACATCAAGGCGCAGGCAAATGAAGAGGCGGCGCGCATCATCGCGCGGGCGCAGGCGCAGATCGAGCTTGATAAAAAGAAGGCTGCGGACGATATGAAGAAAGAAATGATTTCCATTGCTTCGCTCATGGCAGGGAAAGTGGTTGCTGCATCCATCAATACGGAGGTGCAGGAATCCCTCATGGAAGAAACCTTAAAGGAAATAGGTGATGATACATGGCAAAGTTAG
- the atpH gene encoding ATP synthase F1 subunit delta yields MAKLVSKTYGDALFDLSVEENSVDAMMQEVLAVREALAENPDLAQVLRNPDIGKEEKLNLVEKVFKGRVSDNLTGFLRIVVDKQRYGELDAILDYFVARVKEYKKIGMAHVTSPMELSEEWKARIKEKLLATTGYVEMEMTYAVDPGLIGGLVIRIGDTVVDSSVRSRLADVVRRLQRTSLEPQKEMRE; encoded by the coding sequence ATGGCAAAGTTAGTATCCAAAACATATGGCGATGCCCTGTTCGACCTTTCCGTAGAGGAAAACAGTGTGGATGCCATGATGCAGGAGGTGCTTGCCGTCCGGGAAGCATTGGCGGAAAATCCGGATCTGGCACAGGTTCTGCGTAATCCGGACATCGGAAAAGAAGAAAAGCTGAACCTGGTGGAAAAGGTATTTAAAGGCCGCGTCAGCGACAATCTGACAGGCTTTCTGCGCATCGTTGTCGACAAACAGCGATACGGCGAGCTGGATGCCATATTGGATTATTTCGTGGCAAGAGTAAAGGAATACAAAAAAATCGGCATGGCACATGTCACCTCGCCGATGGAGCTTTCCGAAGAATGGAAAGCGCGGATCAAAGAAAAGCTGCTGGCGACGACCGGCTATGTGGAAATGGAAATGACCTATGCCGTCGACCCTGGATTGATCGGCGGGCTGGTTATCCGCATCGGCGATACCGTGGTGGACAGCAGCGTCCGCAGCAGGCTGGCAGACGTTGTCCGCAGGCTGCAGAGAACGTCACTGGAACCGCAGAAGGAAATGCGGGAATAA
- the atpA gene encoding F0F1 ATP synthase subunit alpha, whose product MNLRPEEISSVIKDEIKKYSSKMSVSNVGTVMQVSDGIARIHGLESAMQGELLEFPGEVEGMVLNLEEDNVGAVLLSDATSISEGDTVKTTGRVVSVPVGDGMLGRVVNALGHPIDGKGPIPSDKTREIERVAPGVITRKSVDTPLQTGIKAIDSMVPIGRGQRELIIGDRQTGKTAIAIDTIINQKGQGVKCIYVAIGQKSSTVANIVKTLEEYGAMDYTTVVASTASELAPLQYIAPYSGCAIGEEWMENGDDVLIIYDDLSKHAAAYRTLSLLLRRPPGREAYPGDVFYLHSRLLERAAKLSDELGGGSLTALPIIETQAGDVSAYIPTNVISITDGQIYLETEMFNSGFRPAVNAGLSVSRVGGAAQIKAMKKIAAPIRVELAQYRELAAFSQFGSELDADTKEKLAQGERLKEILKQTQYHPMPVAEQVMIIYAATRKYLLDIAVEDILPFQDALFELVHTKYPEIPKAINETKELPEETEKLLVQAIGECKENFKK is encoded by the coding sequence ATGAATTTAAGACCAGAGGAAATCAGTTCTGTAATTAAGGACGAGATAAAAAAATATTCCTCCAAAATGTCTGTTTCAAATGTGGGAACGGTCATGCAGGTGTCGGACGGGATTGCCCGTATTCATGGTCTTGAGAGCGCAATGCAGGGCGAGCTGCTGGAATTTCCGGGAGAAGTCGAGGGCATGGTGCTCAACCTGGAAGAGGACAATGTCGGCGCCGTACTGCTCAGCGATGCGACCAGCATCAGCGAGGGCGATACGGTAAAGACGACCGGACGGGTGGTTTCCGTGCCGGTCGGCGATGGTATGCTCGGCAGAGTTGTCAACGCGCTTGGTCACCCGATTGACGGAAAGGGGCCCATCCCTTCCGACAAGACAAGGGAAATTGAGCGTGTGGCTCCCGGCGTTATCACCAGAAAATCCGTAGACACGCCGCTGCAGACGGGTATCAAGGCGATCGACTCGATGGTGCCCATCGGACGCGGACAGCGTGAGCTGATTATCGGAGACAGACAGACTGGAAAGACTGCCATTGCGATTGATACGATCATCAATCAGAAAGGGCAGGGCGTAAAATGTATTTATGTGGCAATCGGACAGAAATCTTCTACCGTTGCCAATATTGTAAAAACTTTGGAAGAATACGGGGCGATGGATTATACGACCGTGGTTGCTTCCACTGCCAGCGAGCTTGCGCCGCTGCAGTATATTGCACCGTACAGCGGCTGCGCGATCGGTGAGGAATGGATGGAGAACGGCGACGACGTGCTGATCATCTATGATGATTTATCTAAGCATGCGGCGGCTTACCGTACGCTGTCCCTGCTGCTGAGGCGTCCGCCAGGCCGTGAGGCATATCCGGGAGACGTTTTCTACCTGCACTCCAGACTGCTGGAGCGTGCGGCGAAGCTCTCGGACGAGCTGGGCGGCGGTTCCCTGACAGCGCTCCCGATTATCGAGACGCAGGCGGGCGACGTATCCGCATACATTCCGACAAACGTTATCTCCATCACGGACGGTCAGATCTATCTGGAGACCGAAATGTTCAATTCCGGCTTCCGTCCGGCGGTAAACGCGGGTCTTTCCGTATCCCGTGTAGGCGGCGCGGCGCAGATCAAGGCAATGAAGAAGATTGCGGCGCCTATCCGTGTCGAGCTGGCACAGTACCGCGAGCTGGCGGCGTTCTCACAGTTCGGTTCCGAGCTGGATGCCGACACCAAGGAAAAGCTGGCACAGGGCGAGCGTCTGAAAGAAATTCTGAAGCAGACGCAGTATCATCCGATGCCGGTTGCGGAGCAGGTTATGATTATTTATGCCGCCACCAGAAAGTATCTGCTGGATATTGCGGTGGAGGATATTCTGCCTTTCCAGGATGCGCTGTTTGAACTGGTGCATACCAAGTATCCGGAAATACCGAAGGCGATCAACGAAACGAAGGAGCTTCCGGAGGAGACGGAGAAGCTGCTGGTGCAGGCAATCGGAGAGTGCAAGGAAAATTTTAAAAAGTAA
- the atpG gene encoding ATP synthase F1 subunit gamma, with product MASMRDIQRRKSSVSSIGQITKAMKLVSTVKLQKTKQRAEQAKPYFDKMYRTVAHILSHSGQIQHPYLQGGESKKKCIITITSNRGLAGGYNSGVEKLITGSGFAKEDVELITIGRKGREFLERRGYTIRADYSDVMNNPMYSDAHEISEAVLKAFTDGEIGEIYVAYTAFKNTVVHVPTLMKLLPVKFTDEELEAGTEKTRQREADMNTPMNYEPAEEQSLDIIIPKYVTSILFGSLIEAAASENGARMQAMDSATSNAEEMIESLSLQYNRARQSSITQELTEIIAGAEAIS from the coding sequence ATGGCTTCCATGAGAGACATACAGAGGCGTAAAAGCAGTGTATCGAGCATCGGACAGATTACAAAAGCCATGAAGCTGGTATCTACCGTAAAACTGCAGAAGACGAAGCAGCGTGCGGAGCAGGCAAAACCATATTTCGACAAGATGTACCGCACGGTTGCGCATATCCTGTCACATTCCGGACAGATACAGCATCCTTACCTGCAGGGCGGGGAGAGTAAGAAGAAATGCATCATCACCATTACCTCCAACCGTGGACTTGCGGGCGGCTACAATTCCGGCGTGGAAAAGCTTATCACCGGAAGCGGCTTTGCAAAAGAGGATGTGGAGCTGATTACCATCGGAAGAAAGGGCAGGGAGTTCCTGGAGCGGAGAGGCTATACGATTCGCGCCGACTACAGCGATGTCATGAACAACCCGATGTACTCGGATGCGCATGAAATCAGCGAGGCGGTGCTGAAAGCGTTCACGGACGGCGAGATCGGTGAGATTTATGTGGCGTACACGGCTTTTAAAAATACAGTCGTGCATGTTCCGACGCTTATGAAGCTGCTTCCTGTGAAGTTTACCGACGAGGAGCTGGAGGCGGGCACCGAAAAGACCCGCCAGCGCGAGGCGGATATGAATACGCCGATGAATTACGAGCCGGCGGAGGAGCAGTCGCTGGATATCATCATTCCGAAATATGTGACCAGCATTCTGTTCGGCTCGCTGATCGAGGCGGCAGCCAGCGAAAACGGAGCCAGAATGCAGGCGATGGATTCGGCGACCAGCAATGCGGAGGAAATGATAGAAAGCCTGTCTCTGCAGTATAACCGGGCGCGTCAGAGCTCGATTACGCAGGAATTGACAGAGATTATTGCCGGTGCGGAAGCAATCAGCTAG
- the atpD gene encoding F0F1 ATP synthase subunit beta, giving the protein MSEQVKGKITQIIGAVLDIKFPEGKLPGIYDAIHIPTADGKTLVVEVAQHLGDDTVKCIAMGPTDGLVRGMEAISTGAPIMVPVGEKTLGRIFNVIGEPIDNKEAPKDVQYLPIHRDAPDFEEQATSTEMLETGIKVVDLLCPYQKGGKTGLFGGAGVGKTVLIQELIRNIATEHGGYSVFTGVGERTREGNDLYHEMSESGVINKTTMVFGQMNEPPGARMRVGLTGLTMAEYFRDEGGKDVLLFIDNIFRFTQAGSEVSALLGRMPSAVGYQPTLQTEMGALQERITSTKHGSITSVQAVYVPADDLTDPAPATTFAHLDATTVLSRSIVELGIYPAVDPLESTSRILDPRIVGEEHYKVARGVQEILQKYKELQDIIAILGMDELSEDEKLIVSRARKIQRFLSQPFYVAQQFTGTEGRYVPIAETIRGFREILEGKHDDIPESMFLNAGTIDDVLARVK; this is encoded by the coding sequence ATGTCAGAACAAGTAAAAGGCAAAATCACTCAGATTATCGGTGCGGTACTTGACATTAAGTTTCCGGAGGGCAAGCTTCCGGGTATATACGACGCTATCCATATCCCGACGGCGGACGGCAAAACACTGGTGGTGGAGGTTGCCCAGCATCTGGGCGACGACACCGTAAAGTGTATCGCTATGGGACCGACGGACGGTCTGGTGCGCGGAATGGAGGCAATCTCCACGGGAGCGCCGATTATGGTGCCGGTAGGAGAAAAGACCCTCGGACGCATCTTTAATGTGATTGGTGAGCCGATTGACAATAAGGAAGCGCCGAAGGACGTGCAGTATCTGCCTATCCACAGGGACGCGCCGGATTTTGAGGAGCAGGCTACCTCAACAGAAATGCTGGAGACCGGCATCAAGGTGGTCGACCTGCTCTGCCCCTACCAGAAGGGTGGAAAGACCGGTCTGTTCGGTGGCGCTGGAGTGGGAAAAACGGTCCTGATTCAGGAGCTTATCCGGAACATCGCGACCGAGCACGGCGGCTACTCCGTATTTACCGGTGTAGGCGAGCGTACCCGTGAGGGAAACGATCTGTACCACGAAATGTCTGAGTCGGGCGTTATTAATAAAACCACGATGGTATTCGGGCAGATGAACGAGCCGCCCGGAGCCAGAATGCGTGTGGGACTTACAGGTCTTACAATGGCGGAGTATTTCCGTGATGAGGGCGGCAAGGACGTGCTGCTGTTCATCGATAATATTTTCCGTTTCACACAGGCAGGCTCCGAGGTGTCCGCACTTCTTGGTCGTATGCCTTCCGCCGTTGGCTACCAGCCGACGCTGCAGACGGAAATGGGCGCTCTGCAGGAGCGTATTACATCTACAAAGCATGGTTCCATCACCTCCGTTCAGGCGGTTTACGTGCCTGCGGATGACCTGACGGACCCGGCTCCGGCGACGACCTTCGCACATCTGGATGCGACCACCGTATTATCGCGTTCCATCGTGGAGCTCGGTATTTATCCGGCGGTAGACCCGCTGGAATCCACGTCCCGTATCCTCGACCCGCGCATCGTGGGTGAGGAGCATTACAAGGTGGCGCGCGGCGTGCAGGAGATTCTGCAGAAGTATAAGGAGCTGCAGGATATCATCGCGATCCTTGGTATGGATGAGCTTTCCGAGGATGAAAAGCTGATTGTCAGCCGTGCGAGAAAAATCCAGAGATTTTTGTCACAGCCGTTCTATGTTGCACAGCAGTTCACCGGAACAGAGGGACGTTATGTGCCGATTGCCGAGACCATCCGTGGTTTCCGTGAGATTCTGGAAGGGAAGCATGACGACATACCGGAGAGTATGTTCCTCAATGCCGGTACGATTGACGATGTTCTTGCCCGTGTGAAGTAG
- the atpC gene encoding ATP synthase F1 subunit epsilon: MADDKLFQLNIISPERIFYEGKAVMVELTTSEGEVGIYKNHIPMTLLIVPGIVTITEEDGSKRLAAIHSGFMEVLPDKVTIMAEVAEWPEEIDVNRAKEAQVRAERRLQRKDPMLNLNRAEMALRKALVRQELADTVKNTK; this comes from the coding sequence ATGGCAGATGATAAATTGTTTCAACTGAATATCATTTCACCGGAGCGCATTTTCTATGAGGGAAAGGCGGTTATGGTGGAGCTGACGACCAGTGAGGGAGAGGTGGGTATTTACAAAAACCATATCCCGATGACGCTGCTGATCGTTCCGGGCATTGTCACCATCACGGAGGAGGACGGCAGCAAGAGGCTCGCCGCCATTCACAGTGGTTTCATGGAGGTGCTTCCGGATAAGGTCACCATTATGGCGGAGGTGGCAGAGTGGCCGGAGGAAATCGATGTCAACCGGGCGAAGGAAGCGCAGGTCCGCGCGGAGCGCCGCCTGCAGAGAAAAGACCCGATGCTCAACCTCAACCGCGCCGAAATGGCGCTGCGCAAAGCGCTTGTGCGTCAGGAGCTGGCGGACACCGTGAAAAATACAAAATAA
- a CDS encoding right-handed parallel beta-helix repeat-containing protein codes for MKLYVDVNAKCDGNGTAGMPFRRINDAARVAQPGDEVLVAPGVYREYVNPVHGGTEDARITYRSTEPLGAVITGAEQVQSWEKYEGNVWVCRISNSIFGGYNPYTTFVYGDWYFAKADKHTGCVYLNDRALYETENLEDCIKGEVYECSWVPEESVYKWYTQQDEEKDETIIYANFQGRNPNEENVEINVRRECFMPAETGVGYITVSGFNINKAATTWAPPAAFQDGMIGPHWSRGWIIEDCDISNSKCAGISLGKYLDPDNEHYFTNKYVKSPTQMERDAVCRGQYHGWLKENIGGHIIRRNNIHHCEQGGIIGRMGGVFSVIEDNHIHHINNMMEQGGAEIAGIKMHAAIDVIMRRNHIHHCTMGIWCDWEAQGTRITQNLLHDNQRPEFAKILKGGMMSQDIFVEVGHGPTLIDNNILLSEVSLRMATEGVAMVHNLICGALTCVGDGTGPRYTPYHIPHRTEVMGFMTILHGDDRFYNNIFVQKWPSGDVIIPHDSDDGADVENRAAGTWMFDEYPTYAEWISQFDFSRPADMKKLEPAHAGHLPVWTEGNVYLRGARACKNEVDGLVAAEGGEDIRVELVEKDGAYYLDTNLYDFLEGFTDRMINTEVLGQAFEPEQKFENPDGTPIQFDADYFGTHRGIRVIPGPFADAEDAKKGYCSLCSQ; via the coding sequence ATGAAGCTTTATGTAGATGTAAATGCAAAATGTGATGGAAACGGAACCGCCGGGATGCCGTTCCGCCGCATCAATGATGCCGCGAGGGTTGCGCAGCCGGGGGATGAGGTGCTGGTTGCGCCCGGCGTTTACCGCGAGTATGTCAACCCGGTTCATGGAGGAACGGAGGACGCGCGGATTACCTACCGCAGTACGGAGCCGCTTGGCGCAGTCATCACCGGCGCCGAGCAGGTGCAGAGCTGGGAAAAATATGAGGGCAATGTCTGGGTATGCCGCATCAGCAACAGCATTTTCGGCGGATACAATCCATATACGACCTTTGTATACGGCGACTGGTATTTTGCGAAGGCGGACAAACATACCGGCTGCGTATATCTGAACGACAGGGCGCTGTATGAGACGGAGAACCTTGAGGACTGCATAAAAGGCGAAGTCTATGAGTGCAGCTGGGTGCCGGAGGAATCGGTATATAAATGGTACACGCAGCAGGATGAAGAGAAGGACGAGACGATTATATACGCGAACTTCCAGGGCAGAAATCCGAATGAGGAAAATGTGGAGATTAATGTCAGACGGGAATGCTTCATGCCGGCGGAAACAGGCGTTGGGTACATAACCGTCAGCGGGTTTAACATTAACAAGGCGGCGACGACCTGGGCTCCTCCCGCCGCATTCCAGGACGGCATGATCGGTCCGCACTGGAGCCGGGGCTGGATTATCGAGGACTGCGATATTTCAAACAGCAAATGCGCCGGCATTTCCCTGGGAAAATATCTGGACCCCGATAACGAGCACTATTTTACCAACAAATATGTCAAGAGCCCGACGCAGATGGAGCGCGACGCCGTATGCCGCGGACAGTATCACGGCTGGCTGAAGGAGAACATTGGCGGTCACATTATCCGCCGCAACAATATCCATCACTGCGAGCAGGGCGGCATTATCGGCCGTATGGGCGGCGTGTTCAGCGTCATTGAGGATAACCATATTCATCACATCAATAACATGATGGAGCAGGGCGGCGCGGAGATCGCCGGCATTAAAATGCACGCGGCGATTGACGTGATTATGCGCCGCAATCATATTCATCACTGCACAATGGGCATCTGGTGCGACTGGGAGGCGCAGGGAACGCGCATCACGCAGAACCTCCTCCACGATAACCAGCGTCCGGAGTTCGCTAAAATTCTGAAGGGCGGCATGATGTCACAGGATATTTTTGTGGAGGTCGGTCACGGTCCGACACTGATCGACAACAATATTCTGCTCTCGGAGGTCAGCCTGCGCATGGCGACAGAGGGCGTTGCTATGGTGCATAATCTGATCTGCGGCGCGCTTACCTGCGTCGGCGACGGAACAGGCCCGCGCTATACGCCGTATCATATTCCGCACCGCACGGAGGTCATGGGCTTTATGACCATCCTTCACGGGGACGATCGGTTCTACAACAATATTTTCGTGCAGAAATGGCCGTCCGGGGATGTTATCATTCCGCACGACAGCGACGATGGAGCGGATGTGGAAAACCGCGCGGCGGGCACCTGGATGTTTGACGAATATCCGACCTACGCGGAATGGATTTCGCAGTTTGACTTCAGCAGACCGGCGGATATGAAAAAGCTGGAGCCCGCCCATGCGGGACATCTTCCGGTATGGACGGAAGGAAACGTATATCTGCGCGGCGCCAGGGCCTGCAAAAATGAGGTCGACGGTCTGGTGGCGGCAGAGGGAGGAGAGGATATCCGGGTAGAGCTGGTGGAAAAGGACGGCGCATATTATCTGGATACCAATCTGTACGATTTCCTGGAGGGCTTTACCGACAGGATGATTAACACGGAGGTGCTCGGACAGGCATTTGAGCCGGAGCAGAAATTTGAAAATCCGGACGGAACGCCGATTCAGTTCGACGCCGATTATTTTGGCACGCACCGGGGAATCCGTGTGATTCCGGGACCGTTTGCGGACGCGGAGGACGCGAAAAAGGGTTACTGTTCACTTTGTTCACAGTAA
- a CDS encoding ABC transporter substrate-binding protein: protein MKKKLISMLLASAMVAGMTAGVAAEDAAADYSGVTLTFWSMWNSTEPQGQIIQEAADAFSEQTGATINIEWKGRDINTLIQSSLEAGENIDIFEDDYSRISKIYKDYCYDLTEMAEAAGYADQSFACFNEVATEWAGFLPCITEQPQVGGIFYNKDIFDACGITEVPATWEDFLAACQTMVDNGYQPLALDSTYADFTFAYHLDRYLGEAGVSDLAVNGGWSDNESAVKAAQDIIDFINAGYLADGAPDEYPSSQNKIGLTGQVAMVVCANYVCAEVNNNTGSEINWGMFNYPSVEGGADPSNAYAGANSLAITSYSENPQAAFDFLMFLTSGEYDQKMADTASQIPADPSNTAPAIMDGTIEALNATENPLSWNMGLNDNSDLKAAIKDVIIQLYEGKFATGEEFTAAVDALY, encoded by the coding sequence ATGAAAAAGAAATTAATCAGCATGTTACTGGCTTCTGCAATGGTGGCAGGCATGACAGCAGGTGTGGCTGCAGAGGACGCTGCGGCTGACTACAGCGGCGTAACGCTTACCTTCTGGTCTATGTGGAACTCCACAGAGCCGCAGGGACAGATCATCCAGGAGGCGGCGGACGCTTTCTCAGAGCAGACCGGAGCAACCATCAACATCGAGTGGAAGGGCCGCGATATCAATACGCTGATTCAGTCTTCTCTGGAGGCAGGCGAAAACATCGATATCTTTGAGGATGACTATTCCAGAATCTCAAAAATCTACAAGGATTACTGCTACGACCTCACAGAAATGGCAGAGGCGGCAGGCTATGCAGACCAGAGCTTTGCATGCTTCAACGAAGTGGCAACCGAGTGGGCGGGCTTCCTTCCGTGTATCACAGAGCAGCCTCAGGTTGGCGGCATTTTCTACAACAAGGACATCTTTGATGCATGCGGAATCACCGAGGTTCCGGCTACATGGGAAGATTTCCTTGCAGCATGCCAGACAATGGTAGATAACGGTTATCAGCCGCTGGCACTTGACAGTACATATGCAGACTTCACCTTCGCTTATCACCTTGACAGATATCTGGGTGAGGCTGGCGTTTCCGACCTGGCAGTAAACGGCGGATGGTCCGATAACGAAAGTGCTGTTAAGGCGGCACAGGATATTATTGATTTTATAAATGCAGGATATCTTGCAGACGGCGCTCCGGATGAATATCCGTCCAGCCAGAACAAGATTGGTCTGACAGGTCAGGTTGCAATGGTTGTATGCGCAAACTATGTATGCGCAGAGGTAAACAACAATACTGGTTCCGAGATTAACTGGGGCATGTTCAACTATCCGTCCGTAGAAGGCGGCGCAGACCCGTCCAACGCATATGCAGGCGCAAACTCTCTGGCAATCACTTCCTACAGTGAGAACCCGCAGGCGGCATTTGACTTCCTGATGTTCCTCACCAGCGGCGAGTATGACCAGAAGATGGCGGATACAGCAAGCCAGATTCCGGCAGATCCGAGCAACACAGCTCCGGCTATCATGGATGGAACCATTGAAGCGCTCAACGCAACAGAGAATCCGCTGTCCTGGAATATGGGTCTGAACGACAACTCCGACCTCAAGGCAGCTATCAAGGATGTTATCATCCAGCTTTACGAGGGCAAATTCGCAACAGGTGAAGAGTTCACCGCAGCGGTAGACGCTCTGTACTAA